A section of the Spirosoma pollinicola genome encodes:
- the rpsI gene encoding 30S ribosomal protein S9 yields MDRINTIGRRKTAISRIYMSAGSGAISVNGKDYKQYFPTEVLQIILNQPFATVNGVGGYDVKVNVRGGGVAGQAEATRMAIARALVEVNAEFRPALKKEGFLTRDSRMVERKKPGRKKARRRFQFSKR; encoded by the coding sequence ATGGATCGTATTAATACCATTGGCCGCCGTAAAACTGCCATCTCCCGCATTTATATGTCGGCTGGCAGCGGAGCCATCTCGGTGAACGGAAAAGATTACAAACAATATTTTCCTACCGAAGTACTGCAAATCATTCTTAACCAACCCTTTGCTACCGTAAATGGTGTTGGTGGCTACGACGTGAAAGTAAACGTTCGTGGTGGTGGTGTGGCTGGACAAGCCGAAGCTACCCGTATGGCGATTGCCCGCGCATTAGTCGAAGTGAACGCTGAGTTCCGTCCAGCCCTCAAAAAAGAAGGCTTCCTGACACGGGATTCACGTATGGTAGAACGGAAAAAGCCAGGTCGGAAAAAAGCCCGTCGTCGCTTCCAGTTCTCGAAACGTTAA